One region of Solanum pennellii chromosome 6, SPENNV200 genomic DNA includes:
- the LOC107021717 gene encoding uncharacterized protein LOC107021717 — translation MISSSNSKSFSIIFSFVGFLFLASTFATVISDPTVQHSNQTFKPKQELIKLKRLRTYLKNINKPAVKTIQSSDGDLIDCVLSHLQPAFDHPQLKGMKPLEPPTRPKSNESTEIRSYQLWRVSGESCPEGTVPIRRTTEKDVMRASTLQRFGKKIIRGVRRDTMSNDHEHAIAFVNGEEYYGAKASISVWTPKVTDQYEFSLSQLWIISGTFGDDLNTIEAGWQVSPELYGDIYPRFFTYWTSDAYQTTGCYNLLCSGFVQTNNKIAMGAAISPTSSTDGSQLDIGIMIWKDPKHGNWWLELGSGQLVGYWPSFLFSHLQEHASMIQFGGEIVNSRSSIQGLHTLTQMGSGHFADEGYGKASYFRNLQVVDWDNNLVPLSNLHLLADHPNCYDIKAAKNNVWGDYFYYGGPGRNSNCP, via the exons ATGATTAGTAGTAGTAATTCTAAgtcattttcaatcattttttcatttgttGGTTTCTTGTTTCTTGCTTCTACATTTGCTACTGTCATCTCAGATCCAACTGTACAACATTCAAACCAAACTTTTAAACCAAAGCAAGAGTTGATCAAACTTAAGAGATTAAGGACTTATCTCAAGAACATCAATAAGCCAGCAGTTAAGACAATTCAG AGTTCAGATGGAGATCTAATAGATTGTGTATTATCTCATCTTCAACCAGCTTTTGATCATCCTCAACTCAAAGGAATGAAGCCATTG GAACCTCCAACTAGGCCTAAATCGAATGAATCAACAGAAATTAGGAGCTATCAGTTGTGGAGAGTTTCAGGAGAATCGTGCCCCGAAGGGACAGTTCCAATAAGAAGAACTACAGAGAAAGATGTTATGAGAGCTAGTACTTTACaaagatttggaaaaaaaattataagaggAGTAAGGCGCGACACAATGAGCAATGATCATGAG CATGCAATAGCATTTGTGAATGGTGAAGAATATTATGGTGCAAAGGCTAGTATTAGTGTATGGACACCAAAAGTAACAGACCAATATGAATTCAGTTTGTCACAACTATGGATTATTTCTGGTACTTTTGGTGATGATCTTAATACCATTGAAGCTGGCTGGCAG GTTAGTCCAGAACTATATGGAGATATCTATCCTAGGTTCTTCACATATTGGACG aGTGATGCATACCAAACCACTGGATGCTACAATTTACTCTGTTCAGGTTTTGTGCAAACAAATAACAAGATTGCTATGGGGGCTGCAATATCTCCAACATCATCAACTGATGGTAGTCAATTGGATATTGGCATAATGATATGGAAG GACCCAAAGCATGGAAATTGGTGGCTAGAATTGGGGTCAGGGCAATTAGTAGGGTATTGGCCATCATTTTTGTTCAGCCATTTGCAAGAACATGCAAGCATGATACAATTTGGAGGAGAAATAGTGAACTCAAGATCATCAATACAAGGATTACACACATTAACACAAATGGGAAGTGGTCATTTTGCAGATGAAGGCTATGGCAAGGCAtcttattttagaaatttgCAAGTTGTTGATTGGGACAATAATTTGGTCCCATTATCAAATCTTCATCTTTTAGCTGATCACCCAAATTGCTATGACATTAAAGCTGCAAAAAATAATGTTTGGGGTGATTATTTTTACTATGGTGGTCCTGGTAGGAATTCAAATTGtccataa
- the LOC107021590 gene encoding kinetochore protein SPC25 homolog: MQNGAAAATLRAKMEQLRLKCNRDLQIQQQSIDAGAISFWKSLDSTKTQAQQTLQFQEKLGKLKTELREAEDNLVKALAVKTRKEAKRIKIAELISTTNARVEELRGVMEDKRVRKHEYSALISQQDDALEALEEKLNQNTGHREAIEEATGWYNKVLGLRIECGLGVKFIFTNINANNPDDEYSFTVRRENDAHTLIDCDPQLSDAKELIIELNKSNGMFKFVRTMREKFLEAVARGLTSQDQDTSLVSMPTVMSSISIISRDESSPQKAEPQSDEYKRASRKLALGKRDRSAILSPVSASSLRRSPRFKVKK; encoded by the exons ATGCAGAATGGAGCAGCAGCAGCAACTCTACGAGCAAAAATGGAGCAACTTAGGTTAAAATGTAACAGGGATTTACAAATTCAACAACAGAGTATAGATGCAGGCGCTATCTCTTTTTGGAAATCGTTGGATTCAACGAAGACCCAAGCTCAACAAACCCTTCAATTCCAAG AAAAACTTGGGAAATTGAAAACTGAGCTTAGAGAGGCAGAAGATAATTTAGTAAAAGCACTTGCAG TCAAGACCCGAAAAGAGGCAAAGAGGATAAAAATAGCTGAACTAATATCTACTACCAATGCTAGAGTGGAAGAGCTTAGAGGGGTCATGGAAGATAAAAGGGTCAGGAAACATGAATATTCCGCCCTAATATCTCAACAAGATGATG CTCTGGAAGCACTTGAAGAAAAGCTTAACCAGAACACTGGACATAGAGAGGCAATAGAGGAGGCTACTGGGTGGTACAATAAGGTGCTTGGTTTACGTATTGAATGTGGCCTAG GAGTAAAATTCATCTTTACCAATATAAATGCCAATAATCCAGATGATGAGTACTCTTTTACTGTTCGTCGTGAGAATGATGCACATACTT TGATTGATTGTGATCCACAGCTGAGTGACGCAAAAGAACTGATTATTGAGTTAAATAAAAGCAATGGAATGTTCAAGTTTGTCAGGACTATGAGAGAGAAGTTTCTAGAAGCTGTAGCACGTG GATTAACATCACAAGATCAAGATACTTCTTTGGTCTCTATGCCTACGGTGATGTCTTCCATCTCAATTATTAGTAGAGATGAATCTTCACCCCAGAAAGCGGAGCCTCAGTCTGATGAATATAAGAGAGCTTCCAGGAAGCTTGCCCTTGGTAAAAGGGATAGGTCAGCCATTCTCTCTCCTGTATCTGCATCATCTCTTCGCAGATCTCCTCGTTTTAAG GTCAAGAAATGA
- the LOC107021385 gene encoding protein MICRORCHIDIA 6-like, with protein MQPEYQASSRRQDVESIGHSGTTLLEKEHSPIDASTLSMSPICPAPLCRQFWRAGNYDSGLIYKSSSRNGTSFLHVHPKFLHSNATSHKWAFGAIAELLDNAVDEIQNGATYAIIDKMLNPKDGTSALLIQDDGGGMDQEAMRCCLSFGFSDKKSKSAIGQYGNGFKTSSMRLGADVVVFSRCMKNRKLTQSVGLLSFTFLTRAGLDRIVVPMIEYEFMSATSKWTSICSEQHFVNNLSLLLQWSPFSTEEELLKQFDSIGDHGTKIIIYNLWLNDEGEMELDFYSDPEDIRISCDAESGKSCSRMSVSDLHLANTLRYSLRAYLSILYLRIPENFCIWLCGKIVEYHNIASDLKYREFILYKPQNGGCEEGSVITSIGFLKEAPLVNIHGFNVYYKNRLILPFWHVVVGFSVNRSRGVVGVLEANFIKPTHNKQDFEKTPLFHKLEHRLKEMTWEYWDHHCGLIGYHATKQLRAPSQDSPQSQKKHATAKRKNCDHQVEPEILKQKAGLSVNLPDPESIQNPPATTLTTPLEDQEMVILLKENKRLHARCLEIEKKEEEFNAKVALLRKELKEEQRRYARLLVQSAVLENSKREHTVIIV; from the exons ATGCAACCAGAATACCAAGCCAGTAGTCGAAGGCAAGATGTTGAAAGCATCGGACATAGTGGAACCACTCTATTGGAGAAAGAACACTCTCCAATTGATGCCTCAACCCTCTCTATGTCACCTATATGTCCAGCACCTCTTTGCCGCCAGTTTTGGAGAGCTGGGAATTATGATTCTGGGCTTATTTACAAGTCGTCCTCTAGAA ATGGGACTAGTTTCCTGCATGTTCACCCAAAGTTCCTTCACTCAAATGCCACTTCACATAAATGGGCATTTGGGG CCATAGCTGAACTGCTTGACAACGCTGTTGATGAG ATACAAAATGGGGCCACCTACGCCATTATAGATAAAATGTTAAATCCGAAGGATGGAACTTCAGCTTTGTTAATTCAAG ATGATGGTGGTGGAATGGACCAAGAAGCCATGCGATGCTGTCTGAGTTTTGGATTTTCAGATAAGAAGTCCAAATCAGCCATTGGACAAT ATGGAAACGGTTTTAAGACAAGTTCAATGAGACTTGGGGCTGACGTTGTTGTCTTCAGCCGCTGTATGAAGAACAG GAAATTGACGCAGAGTGTCGGTCTTCTCTCTTTTACATTTTTGACACGAGCAGGCCTTGACAGAATAGTGGTACCGATG ATTGAATATGAGTTCATGTCAGCAACTAGCAAATGGACTTCAATCTGCAGTGAACAGCATTTTGTGAACAATCTCTCATTGTTGTTGCAGTGGTCTCCATTTTCAACTGAGGAAGAGCTTCTTAAGCAA TTTGATAGCATCGGTGATCATGGCACGAAGATCATAATCTACAATTTGTGGTTAAATGATGAAGGAGAAATGGAGCTCGACTTTTACTCAGACCCTGAG GATATTCGTATATCTTGTGATGCAGAAAGTGGTAAAAGTTGTTCCCGCATGTCAGTAAGTGACCTGCATCTTGCCAACACTCTTCGATATTCACTCCGA GCATATTTATCTATCTTGTACTTGCGAATCCCAGAAAACTTTTGCATATGGCTGTGCGGGAAGATTGTCGAGTATCATAACATTGCTAGTGATCTCAAGTATCGAGAATTTATCTTGTACAAACCTCAGAACGGTGGATGTGAAGAG GGTTCCGTCATTACTTCCATTGGTTTCCTAAAGGAAGCTCCACTGGTGAATATTCATGGTTTCAATGTCTACTACAAGAATCGTTTGATACTG CCATTTTGGCACGTGGTAGTAGGCTTTTCTGTCAATAGAAGCAGAGGGGTTGTAG GTGTTCTAGAAGCAAATTTTATTAAGCCAACTCATAATAAACAGGACTTTGAGAAAACTCCCCTCTTTCACAAGCTTGAGCACCGATTAAAAGAGATGACATGGGAGTACTG gGACCATCACTGTGGATTAATTGGTTATCATGCAACTAAACAGCTTCGTGCACCTTCTCAGGATTCACCACAATCTCAAAAGAAACATG CAACCGCAAAAAGGAAAAACTGTGATCATCAAGTAGAACCTGAAATTTTGAAACAGAAGGCGGGATTAAGTGTAAATCTTCCTGATCCTGAGTCTATTCAAAATCCG CCTGCGACCACTCTCACAACTCCCTTGGAAGATCAAGAGATGGTCATTCTCCTTAAAGAGAATAAAAGGCTCCATGCAAG ATGCTTGGAAATTGAGAAGAAGGAAGAGGAATTTAATGCCAAG GTGGCTTTGCTAAGGAAGGAACTAAAAGAAGAACAGCGTAGATATGCCCGCTTGCTAGTTCAATCAGCAGTGCTGGAGAACTCCAAGAGGGAGCATACCGTTATAATTGTATAG
- the LOC107021705 gene encoding short-chain dehydrogenase TIC 32, chloroplastic-like gives MDFHKVNYKAFIYTCFSTISAILQFKFLSCDLMKATLKYLAGIAGASGYGSKTTAEQVTQVCSVSFSSQLTAIITGATSGIGAETARILAKRGVRLVIPARDLKKAAILKETIKKHSPWADIILLEIDLSSFASIQRFCAQFLSLGLPLHILINNAGKFSQKLEFSEDKFELSFATNYLGHFLLTEMLLDKMVETAEQTGIEGRIVNVSSVVHNWVKRDEFCFSQMLNPKKYNGTRAYAQSKLANILHAKELSRQLKARNANVAINAVHPGIVKTGITRDHKGFITDSLYFMASKLLKSTSQGAASTCYVALNPQTRGVNGKYFADCNECHCSALANDEIEAHKLWKHTRALIHRRFFQERERDL, from the exons ATGGATTTTCACAAGGTTAATTACAAGGcatttatatatacatgtttTTCAACAATAAGTGCAATATTGCAGTTCAAATTTCTAAGTTGTGACCTTATGAAGGCTACTCTCAAGTATTTAGCAGGCATTGCTGGTGCAAGTGGTTATGGTTCTAAAACAACTGCAGAACAAGTCACTCAAGTTTGTTCTGTTTCTTTCTCTTCTCAGCTTACTGCTATTATCACTG GTGCAACATCTGGGATTGGAGCAGAAACAGCAAGGATATTGGCAAAGAGGGGTGTAAGATTAGTTATTCCAGCAAGGGATTTGAAGAAGGCAGCCATACTAAAGGAAACCATAAAAAAACATAGTCCTTGGGCTGACATTATTTTATTAGAGATAGATTTGAGTTCATTTGCTTCTATTCAAAGATTTTGTGCCCAATTCTTGTCTTTAGGATTGCCTCTTCACATTCTTAT AAATAATGCAGGCAAATTCTCACAGAAGTTAGAGTTCTCTGAAGACAAATTTGAGCTCTCATTTGCAACAAACTACTTAG GTCATTTTTTATTGACAGAGATGCTGCTAGATAAGATGGTAGAGACAGCAGAACAGACAGGGATTGAAGGAAGGATTGTAAATGTTAGTTCTGTAGTTCACAACTGGGTAAAAAGAGATGAGTTTTGCTTCAGCCAAATGCTTAATCCTAAAAA ATATAATGGTACTCGAGCATACGCTCAGTCGAAATTGGCCAACATTTTACATGCCAAGGAATTGTCAAGACAGCTAAAG GCAAGAAATGCAAATGTAGCTATCAATGCTGTACATCCAGGCATTGTGAAGACAGGAATAACAAGGGATCATAAGGGCTTTATCACAG ATTCTCTCTATTTTATGGCATCAAAGCTTCTTAAGTCAACATCACAGGGTGCAGCAAGTACATGTTATGTTGCACTGAATCCACAAACAAGGGGAGTAAATGGGAAATACTTTGCCGATTGCAATGAATGTCACTGCTCAGCTTTAGCTAATGATGAAATTGAAGCTCATAAACTATGGAAGCACACTCGTGCTCTAATTCATCGAAGATTTTttcaagagagagagagagatctgTAA